The following proteins are co-located in the Doryrhamphus excisus isolate RoL2022-K1 chromosome 15, RoL_Dexc_1.0, whole genome shotgun sequence genome:
- the LOC131102730 gene encoding uncharacterized protein LOC131102730 isoform X2 translates to MNMKAKRHYFVAFFLLSNTASWCQPPQTHSSLSFQDEFSGQTTTGPKYQLMSGKDAERRRFQSIILLEVLATAVNSLKSKEDQTWSPTVPAMSEHKMASSSEREKRSMNPNDKATHQWMEERGFNVNTPNLDCNSGQIKHVVLGKFNISGQLEANFPHLGHQAASTDTVHGQGSKVRIRGLRRGGEEELWLKLRPEVECGDNAMTLTVRRRRAVQLLLHPENESSVSLSQLPPQCGYTVKTTRRMLTVTARYNACHVTHQGASYDLPLLWRGTPVKMSCPVSPIKPTAISPSSLCCSPYGLNVRLPAGQELRVKVEGEWTPMLLAQRCGYTLDRQNADILLAAPFITCGIAIKDGLHTIHLQIGENTFTLACPVFDPKAPLPTHHPLVRNPPTETVTQTVESFPWDPPFYLAPPFYPHPTYQPENPAASTPEPTMAAQPPPLDAPQLDGHSHPDSDILDSGGAYSEQHSDTASPVRVETPFFRAPNDAFKPYYHYYHHPKIPHSSPPQHSHPGLQVDPEGRLSFSHLTSDYYVPRMTRGDSETLPDVHADSDAVATSHGSDKRTMSTLVSAPPWTSVHPDQGFHPFSGELVKNEKYNSGVIQNPLLAGYEKVETNHMKSRSMPVAPEVPPTSLYLQPSSFPFLLPLSDHPSSHDDHHDPYRSHRTPPAKHGDEMYDLQNPYLHPYHFYYPVHDYVDYEEEPALSEPWPFPDMSLAQLARHHLYPPVAGQQHPHQLLQHPGGDGEFDLEEWMDLLPVCDRSVLDRRGGGCVVGCIKRAKL, encoded by the exons ATGAATATGAAAGCCAAACGACATTATTTCGTCGCTTTCTTCCTACTTTCCAACACAGCGAGCTGGTGTCAGCCCCCTCAGACTCATTCAAGTCTCTCTTTTCAAGACGAGTTTAGCGGCCAGACGACGACAGGTCCCAAATATCAACTTATGAGTGGAAAAGATGCCGAGAGACGACGTTTCCAATCAATAATCTTGCTAGAAGTACTAGCAACAGCCGTGAACAGCTTGAAGAGCAAGGAGGACCAAACATGGAGTCCGACGGTCCCCGCGATGTCCGAACACAAGATGGCGTCTTCTTCTGAAAGGGAAAAACGCTCTATGAACCCGAATGACAAAGCAACGCATCAGTGGATGGAGGAAAGAGGTTTTAATGTGAACACTCCGAATCTAGACTGCAATTCGGGTcaaatcaaacatgttgttttggGCAAATTCAACATCAGTGGTCAACTGGAAGCTAACTTTCCACATCTGGGCCATCAGGCTGCTTCAACGGACACAG TCCATGGGCAGGGAAGCAAGGTGAGGATTCGAGGTCTGCGGCGCGGTGGAGAAGAGGAGTTGTGGCTGAAACTGCGACCTGAGGTTGAATGTGGAGACAACGCCATGACCCTCACTGTTAGGAGGAGACGAGCTGTACAGCTTCTTCTACACCCAG aGAATGAGTCGTCCGTTTCTTTGTCCCAGCTGCCCCCTCAGTGCGGGTACACTGTGAAGACCACCCGCAGGATGCTCACCGTGACAGCTCGGTACAATGCCTGTCACGTCACACACCAG ggtGCCAGTTATGATTTGCCCCTGCTGTGGAGAGGCACTCCAGTCAAGATGTCATGCCCGGTCTCGCCCATCAAGCCAACAGCTATTAGCCCGTCTTCACTCTGTTGCTCTCCGTATGGATTGAACGTCAGACTGCCTGCTGGACAAGAGCTTCGTGTCAAAG TTGAAGGAGAATGGACCCCCATGTTGTTGGCCCAGCGGTGTGGCTACACTTTAGACAGACAAAATGCAGACATACTGCTTGCTGCCCCGTTCATCACGTGTGGCATCGCAATAAAG gatggACTACACACAATTCACCTTCAAATCGGAGAAAATACCTTTACTTTGGCCTGTCCTGTTTTTGACCCCAAAGCGCCCCTTCCAACACACCACCCACTAGTGAGGAACCCTCCGACGGAGACCGTAACGCAAACCGTGGAGTCATTTCCTTGGGATCCGCCTTTCTACCTGGCGCCCCCCTTCTACCCTCACCCCACCTATCAACCGGAGAATCCTGCAGCGTCAACTCCTGAACCCACAATGGCTGCACAGCCTCCCCCTCTCGATGCCCCCCAGCTAGACGGTCACTCCCATCCCGATTCTGACATTTTGGACTCAGGTGGGGCTTATTCAGAGCAGCACAGTGACACCGCTTCACCGGTTCGGGTTGAAACTCCCTTTTTCCGAGCCCCCAATGATGCCTTCAAGCCGTACTACCACTACTACCATCACCCCAAAATCCCTCATTCTAGTCCACCTCAACATTCTCATCCAGGCCTTCAGGTGGATCCCGAGGGGCGGCTCTCATTTTCTCATTTAACATCCGACTATTATGTCCCACGTATGACTCGGGGTGACTCGGAAACGTTGCCAGATGTACATGCAGACAGCGATGCCGTAGCAACATCTCATGGTTCTGATAAAAGGACGATGAGCACACTTGTGTCTGCCCCCCCTTGGACTTCAGTCCATCCAGACCAAGGCTTTCATCCCTTTTCTGGGGAACTggttaaaaatgaaaagtatAACTCTGGTGTGATTCAAAATCCTCTCCTTGCTGGTTATGAAAAGGTAGAAACCAATCATATGAAGAGCCGATCCATGCCTGTGGCTCCTGAAGTTCCTCCAACATCTCTTTATCTTCAGCCATCTTCATTTCCCTTTCTCCTACCTCTGTCTGACCATCCTTCGTCCCATGACGATCACCACGACCCTTATCGCTCCCATCGGACACCTCCAGCCAAACACGGAGACGAGATGTATGACCTTCAAAATCCTTACCTTCACCCTTATCACTTCTACTACCCTGTCCATGACTACGTGGACTATGAAGAGGAACCTGCCTTATCAGAACCTTGGCCTTTTCCTGACATGTCATTGGCTCAGCTCGCTCGTCATCACCTCTACCCCCCCGTTGCCGGTCAGCAGCATCCACATCAACTTCTTCAGCATCCTGGTGGAGATGGAGAATTTGACCTTGAGGAATGGATGG atttacttcctgtgtgtgacAGAAGTGTGCTCGACCGCAGAGGGGGGGGCTGCGTTGTCGGCTGCATCAAAA gAGCGAAATTGTGA
- the LOC131102730 gene encoding uncharacterized protein LOC131102730 isoform X4 produces MNMKAKRHYFVAFFLLSNTASWCQPPQTHSSLSFQDEFSGQTTTGPKYQLMSGKDAERRRFQSIILLEVLATAVNSLKSKEDQTWSPTVPAMSEHKMASSSEREKRSMNPNDKATHQWMEERGFNVNTPNLDCNSGQIKHVVLGKFNISGQLEANFPHLGHQAASTDTVHGQGSKVRIRGLRRGGEEELWLKLRPEVECGDNAMTLTVRRRRAVQLLLHPENESSVSLSQLPPQCGYTVKTTRRMLTVTARYNACHVTHQGASYDLPLLWRGTPVKMSCPVSPIKPTAISPSSLCCSPYGLNVRLPAGQELRVKVEGEWTPMLLAQRCGYTLDRQNADILLAAPFITCGIAIKDGLHTIHLQIGENTFTLACPVFDPKAPLPTHHPLVRNPPTETVTQTVESFPWDPPFYLAPPFYPHPTYQPENPAASTPEPTMAAQPPPLDAPQLDGHSHPDSDILDSGGAYSEQHSDTASPVRVETPFFRAPNDAFKPYYHYYHHPKIPHSSPPQHSHPGLQVDPEGRLSFSHLTSDYYVPRMTRGDSETLPDVHADSDAVATSHGSDKRTMSTLVSAPPWTSVHPDQGFHPFSGELVKNEKYNSGVIQNPLLAGYEKVETNHMKSRSMPVAPEVPPTSLYLQPSSFPFLLPLSDHPSSHDDHHDPYRSHRTPPAKHGDEMYDLQNPYLHPYHFYYPVHDYVDYEEEPALSEPWPFPDMSLAQLARHHLYPPVAGQQHPHQLLQHPGGDGEFDLEEWMGAKL; encoded by the exons ATGAATATGAAAGCCAAACGACATTATTTCGTCGCTTTCTTCCTACTTTCCAACACAGCGAGCTGGTGTCAGCCCCCTCAGACTCATTCAAGTCTCTCTTTTCAAGACGAGTTTAGCGGCCAGACGACGACAGGTCCCAAATATCAACTTATGAGTGGAAAAGATGCCGAGAGACGACGTTTCCAATCAATAATCTTGCTAGAAGTACTAGCAACAGCCGTGAACAGCTTGAAGAGCAAGGAGGACCAAACATGGAGTCCGACGGTCCCCGCGATGTCCGAACACAAGATGGCGTCTTCTTCTGAAAGGGAAAAACGCTCTATGAACCCGAATGACAAAGCAACGCATCAGTGGATGGAGGAAAGAGGTTTTAATGTGAACACTCCGAATCTAGACTGCAATTCGGGTcaaatcaaacatgttgttttggGCAAATTCAACATCAGTGGTCAACTGGAAGCTAACTTTCCACATCTGGGCCATCAGGCTGCTTCAACGGACACAG TCCATGGGCAGGGAAGCAAGGTGAGGATTCGAGGTCTGCGGCGCGGTGGAGAAGAGGAGTTGTGGCTGAAACTGCGACCTGAGGTTGAATGTGGAGACAACGCCATGACCCTCACTGTTAGGAGGAGACGAGCTGTACAGCTTCTTCTACACCCAG aGAATGAGTCGTCCGTTTCTTTGTCCCAGCTGCCCCCTCAGTGCGGGTACACTGTGAAGACCACCCGCAGGATGCTCACCGTGACAGCTCGGTACAATGCCTGTCACGTCACACACCAG ggtGCCAGTTATGATTTGCCCCTGCTGTGGAGAGGCACTCCAGTCAAGATGTCATGCCCGGTCTCGCCCATCAAGCCAACAGCTATTAGCCCGTCTTCACTCTGTTGCTCTCCGTATGGATTGAACGTCAGACTGCCTGCTGGACAAGAGCTTCGTGTCAAAG TTGAAGGAGAATGGACCCCCATGTTGTTGGCCCAGCGGTGTGGCTACACTTTAGACAGACAAAATGCAGACATACTGCTTGCTGCCCCGTTCATCACGTGTGGCATCGCAATAAAG gatggACTACACACAATTCACCTTCAAATCGGAGAAAATACCTTTACTTTGGCCTGTCCTGTTTTTGACCCCAAAGCGCCCCTTCCAACACACCACCCACTAGTGAGGAACCCTCCGACGGAGACCGTAACGCAAACCGTGGAGTCATTTCCTTGGGATCCGCCTTTCTACCTGGCGCCCCCCTTCTACCCTCACCCCACCTATCAACCGGAGAATCCTGCAGCGTCAACTCCTGAACCCACAATGGCTGCACAGCCTCCCCCTCTCGATGCCCCCCAGCTAGACGGTCACTCCCATCCCGATTCTGACATTTTGGACTCAGGTGGGGCTTATTCAGAGCAGCACAGTGACACCGCTTCACCGGTTCGGGTTGAAACTCCCTTTTTCCGAGCCCCCAATGATGCCTTCAAGCCGTACTACCACTACTACCATCACCCCAAAATCCCTCATTCTAGTCCACCTCAACATTCTCATCCAGGCCTTCAGGTGGATCCCGAGGGGCGGCTCTCATTTTCTCATTTAACATCCGACTATTATGTCCCACGTATGACTCGGGGTGACTCGGAAACGTTGCCAGATGTACATGCAGACAGCGATGCCGTAGCAACATCTCATGGTTCTGATAAAAGGACGATGAGCACACTTGTGTCTGCCCCCCCTTGGACTTCAGTCCATCCAGACCAAGGCTTTCATCCCTTTTCTGGGGAACTggttaaaaatgaaaagtatAACTCTGGTGTGATTCAAAATCCTCTCCTTGCTGGTTATGAAAAGGTAGAAACCAATCATATGAAGAGCCGATCCATGCCTGTGGCTCCTGAAGTTCCTCCAACATCTCTTTATCTTCAGCCATCTTCATTTCCCTTTCTCCTACCTCTGTCTGACCATCCTTCGTCCCATGACGATCACCACGACCCTTATCGCTCCCATCGGACACCTCCAGCCAAACACGGAGACGAGATGTATGACCTTCAAAATCCTTACCTTCACCCTTATCACTTCTACTACCCTGTCCATGACTACGTGGACTATGAAGAGGAACCTGCCTTATCAGAACCTTGGCCTTTTCCTGACATGTCATTGGCTCAGCTCGCTCGTCATCACCTCTACCCCCCCGTTGCCGGTCAGCAGCATCCACATCAACTTCTTCAGCATCCTGGTGGAGATGGAGAATTTGACCTTGAGGAATGGATGG gAGCGAAATTGTGA
- the LOC131102730 gene encoding uncharacterized protein LOC131102730 isoform X1, translated as MNMKAKRHYFVAFFLLSNTASWCQPPQTHSSLSFQDEFSGQTTTGPKYQLMSGKDAERRRFQSIILLEVLATAVNSLKSKEDQTWSPTVPAMSEHKMASSSEREKRSMNPNDKATHQWMEERGFNVNTPNLDCNSGQIKHVVLGKFNISGQLEANFPHLGHQAASTDTVHGQGSKVRIRGLRRGGEEELWLKLRPEVECGDNAMTLTVRRRRAVQLLLHPENESSVSLSQLPPQCGYTVKTTRRMLTVTARYNACHVTHQGASYDLPLLWRGTPVKMSCPVSPIKPTAISPSSLCCSPYGLNVRLPAGQELRVKVEGEWTPMLLAQRCGYTLDRQNADILLAAPFITCGIAIKDGLHTIHLQIGENTFTLACPVFDPKAPLPTHHPLVRNPPTETVTQTVESFPWDPPFYLAPPFYPHPTYQPENPAASTPEPTMAAQPPPLDAPQLDGHSHPDSDILDSGGAYSEQHSDTASPVRVETPFFRAPNDAFKPYYHYYHHPKIPHSSPPQHSHPGLQVDPEGRLSFSHLTSDYYVPRMTRGDSETLPDVHADSDAVATSHGSDKRTMSTLVSAPPWTSVHPDQGFHPFSGELVKNEKYNSGVIQNPLLAGYEKVETNHMKSRSMPVAPEVPPTSLYLQPSSFPFLLPLSDHPSSHDDHHDPYRSHRTPPAKHGDEMYDLQNPYLHPYHFYYPVHDYVDYEEEPALSEPWPFPDMSLAQLARHHLYPPVAGQQHPHQLLQHPGGDGEFDLEEWMDLLPVCDRSVLDRRGGGCVVGCIKSESQRTNTK; from the exons ATGAATATGAAAGCCAAACGACATTATTTCGTCGCTTTCTTCCTACTTTCCAACACAGCGAGCTGGTGTCAGCCCCCTCAGACTCATTCAAGTCTCTCTTTTCAAGACGAGTTTAGCGGCCAGACGACGACAGGTCCCAAATATCAACTTATGAGTGGAAAAGATGCCGAGAGACGACGTTTCCAATCAATAATCTTGCTAGAAGTACTAGCAACAGCCGTGAACAGCTTGAAGAGCAAGGAGGACCAAACATGGAGTCCGACGGTCCCCGCGATGTCCGAACACAAGATGGCGTCTTCTTCTGAAAGGGAAAAACGCTCTATGAACCCGAATGACAAAGCAACGCATCAGTGGATGGAGGAAAGAGGTTTTAATGTGAACACTCCGAATCTAGACTGCAATTCGGGTcaaatcaaacatgttgttttggGCAAATTCAACATCAGTGGTCAACTGGAAGCTAACTTTCCACATCTGGGCCATCAGGCTGCTTCAACGGACACAG TCCATGGGCAGGGAAGCAAGGTGAGGATTCGAGGTCTGCGGCGCGGTGGAGAAGAGGAGTTGTGGCTGAAACTGCGACCTGAGGTTGAATGTGGAGACAACGCCATGACCCTCACTGTTAGGAGGAGACGAGCTGTACAGCTTCTTCTACACCCAG aGAATGAGTCGTCCGTTTCTTTGTCCCAGCTGCCCCCTCAGTGCGGGTACACTGTGAAGACCACCCGCAGGATGCTCACCGTGACAGCTCGGTACAATGCCTGTCACGTCACACACCAG ggtGCCAGTTATGATTTGCCCCTGCTGTGGAGAGGCACTCCAGTCAAGATGTCATGCCCGGTCTCGCCCATCAAGCCAACAGCTATTAGCCCGTCTTCACTCTGTTGCTCTCCGTATGGATTGAACGTCAGACTGCCTGCTGGACAAGAGCTTCGTGTCAAAG TTGAAGGAGAATGGACCCCCATGTTGTTGGCCCAGCGGTGTGGCTACACTTTAGACAGACAAAATGCAGACATACTGCTTGCTGCCCCGTTCATCACGTGTGGCATCGCAATAAAG gatggACTACACACAATTCACCTTCAAATCGGAGAAAATACCTTTACTTTGGCCTGTCCTGTTTTTGACCCCAAAGCGCCCCTTCCAACACACCACCCACTAGTGAGGAACCCTCCGACGGAGACCGTAACGCAAACCGTGGAGTCATTTCCTTGGGATCCGCCTTTCTACCTGGCGCCCCCCTTCTACCCTCACCCCACCTATCAACCGGAGAATCCTGCAGCGTCAACTCCTGAACCCACAATGGCTGCACAGCCTCCCCCTCTCGATGCCCCCCAGCTAGACGGTCACTCCCATCCCGATTCTGACATTTTGGACTCAGGTGGGGCTTATTCAGAGCAGCACAGTGACACCGCTTCACCGGTTCGGGTTGAAACTCCCTTTTTCCGAGCCCCCAATGATGCCTTCAAGCCGTACTACCACTACTACCATCACCCCAAAATCCCTCATTCTAGTCCACCTCAACATTCTCATCCAGGCCTTCAGGTGGATCCCGAGGGGCGGCTCTCATTTTCTCATTTAACATCCGACTATTATGTCCCACGTATGACTCGGGGTGACTCGGAAACGTTGCCAGATGTACATGCAGACAGCGATGCCGTAGCAACATCTCATGGTTCTGATAAAAGGACGATGAGCACACTTGTGTCTGCCCCCCCTTGGACTTCAGTCCATCCAGACCAAGGCTTTCATCCCTTTTCTGGGGAACTggttaaaaatgaaaagtatAACTCTGGTGTGATTCAAAATCCTCTCCTTGCTGGTTATGAAAAGGTAGAAACCAATCATATGAAGAGCCGATCCATGCCTGTGGCTCCTGAAGTTCCTCCAACATCTCTTTATCTTCAGCCATCTTCATTTCCCTTTCTCCTACCTCTGTCTGACCATCCTTCGTCCCATGACGATCACCACGACCCTTATCGCTCCCATCGGACACCTCCAGCCAAACACGGAGACGAGATGTATGACCTTCAAAATCCTTACCTTCACCCTTATCACTTCTACTACCCTGTCCATGACTACGTGGACTATGAAGAGGAACCTGCCTTATCAGAACCTTGGCCTTTTCCTGACATGTCATTGGCTCAGCTCGCTCGTCATCACCTCTACCCCCCCGTTGCCGGTCAGCAGCATCCACATCAACTTCTTCAGCATCCTGGTGGAGATGGAGAATTTGACCTTGAGGAATGGATGG atttacttcctgtgtgtgacAGAAGTGTGCTCGACCGCAGAGGGGGGGGCTGCGTTGTCGGCTGCATCAAAAGTGAGTCGCAAAGAACCAACACTAAATAG
- the LOC131102730 gene encoding uncharacterized protein LOC131102730 isoform X3 produces MNMKAKRHYFVAFFLLSNTASWCQPPQTHSSLSFQDEFSGQTTTGPKYQLMSGKDAERRRFQSIILLEVLATAVNSLKSKEDQTWSPTVPAMSEHKMASSSEREKRSMNPNDKATHQWMEERGFNVNTPNLDCNSGQIKHVVLGKFNISGQLEANFPHLGHQAASTDTVHGQGSKVRIRGLRRGGEEELWLKLRPEVECGDNAMTLTVRRRRAVQLLLHPENESSVSLSQLPPQCGYTVKTTRRMLTVTARYNACHVTHQGASYDLPLLWRGTPVKMSCPVSPIKPTAISPSSLCCSPYGLNVRLPAGQELRVKVEGEWTPMLLAQRCGYTLDRQNADILLAAPFITCGIAIKDGLHTIHLQIGENTFTLACPVFDPKAPLPTHHPLVRNPPTETVTQTVESFPWDPPFYLAPPFYPHPTYQPENPAASTPEPTMAAQPPPLDAPQLDGHSHPDSDILDSGGAYSEQHSDTASPVRVETPFFRAPNDAFKPYYHYYHHPKIPHSSPPQHSHPGLQVDPEGRLSFSHLTSDYYVPRMTRGDSETLPDVHADSDAVATSHGSDKRTMSTLVSAPPWTSVHPDQGFHPFSGELVKNEKYNSGVIQNPLLAGYEKVETNHMKSRSMPVAPEVPPTSLYLQPSSFPFLLPLSDHPSSHDDHHDPYRSHRTPPAKHGDEMYDLQNPYLHPYHFYYPVHDYVDYEEEPALSEPWPFPDMSLAQLARHHLYPPVAGQQHPHQLLQHPGGDGEFDLEEWMGVIPTFWGGSNDVIGGGGRD; encoded by the exons ATGAATATGAAAGCCAAACGACATTATTTCGTCGCTTTCTTCCTACTTTCCAACACAGCGAGCTGGTGTCAGCCCCCTCAGACTCATTCAAGTCTCTCTTTTCAAGACGAGTTTAGCGGCCAGACGACGACAGGTCCCAAATATCAACTTATGAGTGGAAAAGATGCCGAGAGACGACGTTTCCAATCAATAATCTTGCTAGAAGTACTAGCAACAGCCGTGAACAGCTTGAAGAGCAAGGAGGACCAAACATGGAGTCCGACGGTCCCCGCGATGTCCGAACACAAGATGGCGTCTTCTTCTGAAAGGGAAAAACGCTCTATGAACCCGAATGACAAAGCAACGCATCAGTGGATGGAGGAAAGAGGTTTTAATGTGAACACTCCGAATCTAGACTGCAATTCGGGTcaaatcaaacatgttgttttggGCAAATTCAACATCAGTGGTCAACTGGAAGCTAACTTTCCACATCTGGGCCATCAGGCTGCTTCAACGGACACAG TCCATGGGCAGGGAAGCAAGGTGAGGATTCGAGGTCTGCGGCGCGGTGGAGAAGAGGAGTTGTGGCTGAAACTGCGACCTGAGGTTGAATGTGGAGACAACGCCATGACCCTCACTGTTAGGAGGAGACGAGCTGTACAGCTTCTTCTACACCCAG aGAATGAGTCGTCCGTTTCTTTGTCCCAGCTGCCCCCTCAGTGCGGGTACACTGTGAAGACCACCCGCAGGATGCTCACCGTGACAGCTCGGTACAATGCCTGTCACGTCACACACCAG ggtGCCAGTTATGATTTGCCCCTGCTGTGGAGAGGCACTCCAGTCAAGATGTCATGCCCGGTCTCGCCCATCAAGCCAACAGCTATTAGCCCGTCTTCACTCTGTTGCTCTCCGTATGGATTGAACGTCAGACTGCCTGCTGGACAAGAGCTTCGTGTCAAAG TTGAAGGAGAATGGACCCCCATGTTGTTGGCCCAGCGGTGTGGCTACACTTTAGACAGACAAAATGCAGACATACTGCTTGCTGCCCCGTTCATCACGTGTGGCATCGCAATAAAG gatggACTACACACAATTCACCTTCAAATCGGAGAAAATACCTTTACTTTGGCCTGTCCTGTTTTTGACCCCAAAGCGCCCCTTCCAACACACCACCCACTAGTGAGGAACCCTCCGACGGAGACCGTAACGCAAACCGTGGAGTCATTTCCTTGGGATCCGCCTTTCTACCTGGCGCCCCCCTTCTACCCTCACCCCACCTATCAACCGGAGAATCCTGCAGCGTCAACTCCTGAACCCACAATGGCTGCACAGCCTCCCCCTCTCGATGCCCCCCAGCTAGACGGTCACTCCCATCCCGATTCTGACATTTTGGACTCAGGTGGGGCTTATTCAGAGCAGCACAGTGACACCGCTTCACCGGTTCGGGTTGAAACTCCCTTTTTCCGAGCCCCCAATGATGCCTTCAAGCCGTACTACCACTACTACCATCACCCCAAAATCCCTCATTCTAGTCCACCTCAACATTCTCATCCAGGCCTTCAGGTGGATCCCGAGGGGCGGCTCTCATTTTCTCATTTAACATCCGACTATTATGTCCCACGTATGACTCGGGGTGACTCGGAAACGTTGCCAGATGTACATGCAGACAGCGATGCCGTAGCAACATCTCATGGTTCTGATAAAAGGACGATGAGCACACTTGTGTCTGCCCCCCCTTGGACTTCAGTCCATCCAGACCAAGGCTTTCATCCCTTTTCTGGGGAACTggttaaaaatgaaaagtatAACTCTGGTGTGATTCAAAATCCTCTCCTTGCTGGTTATGAAAAGGTAGAAACCAATCATATGAAGAGCCGATCCATGCCTGTGGCTCCTGAAGTTCCTCCAACATCTCTTTATCTTCAGCCATCTTCATTTCCCTTTCTCCTACCTCTGTCTGACCATCCTTCGTCCCATGACGATCACCACGACCCTTATCGCTCCCATCGGACACCTCCAGCCAAACACGGAGACGAGATGTATGACCTTCAAAATCCTTACCTTCACCCTTATCACTTCTACTACCCTGTCCATGACTACGTGGACTATGAAGAGGAACCTGCCTTATCAGAACCTTGGCCTTTTCCTGACATGTCATTGGCTCAGCTCGCTCGTCATCACCTCTACCCCCCCGTTGCCGGTCAGCAGCATCCACATCAACTTCTTCAGCATCCTGGTGGAGATGGAGAATTTGACCTTGAGGAATGGATGG GAGTAATACCAACCTTTTGGGGCGGGTCCAATGATGTGATTGGCGGAGGTGGCCGTGACTGA
- the zgc:65811 gene encoding CD9 antigen isoform X2, whose amino-acid sequence MDSCGHLCKGIICFFNFIFAMLGIAFLGLGLWLRFGDNTRVMFEISMLNSSTFVIGVTVLIALGVVMLMAVMFGYYAACSGKKCAHEVFSALLFMLAVAEVVVGVLAYTRRGEVGARVAEFYNSLYTLFVSTRDVGLGVTLVFIHNTLHCCGVTGIPLVELVQETCPAPSGFGEMFAMHTCPGVIRDFFNDNATMVMGFFVGLGALLITTLVATIILLKQLKKDQTSYGARYSTVY is encoded by the exons ATGGACTCCTGTGGTCACCTCTGCAAAGGCATCATCTGCTTCTTCAACTTCATCTTTGCC ATGCTGGGCATCGCCTTTTTGGGTCTGGGCCTGTGGCTGAGATTCGGCGACAACACCCGAGTCATGTTTGAAATAAGCATGCTCAACTCCAGCACCTTTGTCATTG GCGTGACTGTACTGATCGCGCTCGGTGTCGTGATGCTGATGGCGGTCATGTTCGGATACTACGCTGCCTGCAGTGGGAAAAAATGTGCTCATGAAGTG TTCTCCGCTCTCTTGTTCATGCTGGCGGTGGCTGAAGTCGTCGTGGGAGTGCTTGCTTACACCAGGAGGGGCGAG gtcGGGGCGAGGGTTGCGGAGTTCTACAACAGCCTGTATACTCTGTTTGTATCCACTCGGGATGTGGGTCTGGGCGTCACGCTGGTGTTCATTCATAACACG CTCCACTGCTGTGGCGTGACCGGGATCCCACTCGTGGAGTTAGTTCAAGAGACCTGCCCCGCACCAAGCGGGTTCGGCGAGATGTTCGCCATGCAT ACTTGTCCCGGGGTCATCCGTGATTTCTTCAACGATAACGCAACAATGGTGATGGGCTTCTTCGTCGGGCTTGGAGCTCTTTTG ATTACGACCCTGGTGGCCACCATTATCCTCTTGAAACAGCTCAAGAAAGACCAGACATCCTACGGCGCCCGATACTCCACTGTGTACTAG
- the zgc:65811 gene encoding CD9 antigen isoform X1, with product MDSCGHLCKGIICFFNFIFAMLGIAFLGLGLWLRFGDNTRVMFEISMLNSSTFVIGVTVLIALGVVMLMAVMFGYYAACSGKKCAHEVFSALLFMLAVAEVVVGVLAYTRRGEVGARVAEFYNSLYTLFVSTRDVGLGVTLVFIHNTLHCCGVTGIPLVELVQETCPAPSGFGEMFAMHTCPGVIRDFFNDNATMVMGFFVGLGALLLITLLCSAILKRKLESSPTPQYIILTNCSPSLANNPPQHDLVAGSDPDQEPVIFTPLTAANIPTVQTWSTTPTPSLQI from the exons ATGGACTCCTGTGGTCACCTCTGCAAAGGCATCATCTGCTTCTTCAACTTCATCTTTGCC ATGCTGGGCATCGCCTTTTTGGGTCTGGGCCTGTGGCTGAGATTCGGCGACAACACCCGAGTCATGTTTGAAATAAGCATGCTCAACTCCAGCACCTTTGTCATTG GCGTGACTGTACTGATCGCGCTCGGTGTCGTGATGCTGATGGCGGTCATGTTCGGATACTACGCTGCCTGCAGTGGGAAAAAATGTGCTCATGAAGTG TTCTCCGCTCTCTTGTTCATGCTGGCGGTGGCTGAAGTCGTCGTGGGAGTGCTTGCTTACACCAGGAGGGGCGAG gtcGGGGCGAGGGTTGCGGAGTTCTACAACAGCCTGTATACTCTGTTTGTATCCACTCGGGATGTGGGTCTGGGCGTCACGCTGGTGTTCATTCATAACACG CTCCACTGCTGTGGCGTGACCGGGATCCCACTCGTGGAGTTAGTTCAAGAGACCTGCCCCGCACCAAGCGGGTTCGGCGAGATGTTCGCCATGCAT ACTTGTCCCGGGGTCATCCGTGATTTCTTCAACGATAACGCAACAATGGTGATGGGCTTCTTCGTCGGGCTTGGAGCTCTTTTG CTGATTACTCTGCTGTGCAGCGCTATACTCAAACGAAAGCTGGAGTCCAGCCCAACTCCTCAGTACATCATCTTGACCAACTGCTCCCCGTCTCTGGCTAACAACCCACCCCAGCATGACTTAGTCGCTGGCTCCGACCCTGACCAGGAACCGGTCATCTTCACTCCTCTCACTGCAGCCAACATCCCTACGGTCCAGACCTGGTCCACGACCCCGACCCCGTCGTTACAAATTTAA